Part of the Nicotiana sylvestris chromosome 5, ASM39365v2, whole genome shotgun sequence genome is shown below.
AACTACAAGATCACAAAACTTAAAATCATAAATATAATGCTTGCAAAATATTCATCATAATTTATTACTAAAGagatttaaattatatttaacaTCATAGAATAACACAAATTTTCAtgttataataaaaaaataaattataaattaaTTTTGATCTCAATCTAAATATCAAAACccaagttttttttattttgaaataaaaaaactaaaatatttGAGAATAAGAGAAATGTTTATATGATATAACTTTAAATTTTGGAGGCACCTTTTTGAGTGTTCTTGCTAAATATCACAGATAAAGTAATAGAATAGAGGggaaaacaataaaaataataaacgACAAATAGAAAATTGGGAGGTAGCCAAAAAGGAAAATGACTgggataaaagaaataaaaagcacAACGAAAAAGGAAAGTTAGACAAGGTTCAAGATAAATTCGAACTTGAATTTTACGCACAAGAAAAGCTTTCAAAAAGGTCTACCAGTCATGACACCTTTGTCTAGTTTGCGGATGAGGGTGGCAGGATCATATATTTAacctaatttaattttttttatacataaatatataataattttaccaACCGAGCGGGTGCCACCCCACCCCACCCATAAGGGTAGATCCGTCCctgaaaataggttcacataaactgaatGGAGGGAGTAATAGATAATTAATTTGATTTTCAAAGAATTATTAAATTAATCTTTGATGATGAGTCGACATTAATCTAGTCAACTCCCTAGGGTCATTAATGACTCAGGGTTTTCAAAGCAATGGCTAGGGAGTTTACAAGACATTAATTTGATTTACTCATTTTTTTGTAGAGCAAATCTTTTTTATTGTGATTGAGTTATAGTAAAATAATATGATCACTAACTAGAAATATTCCAAGTTCAACATTTGAAATGTTTGGGAAGAATCCGGTAATGTTTTCCGATCCTTTTAATTAACAAGTGAATTACTAACATACATGTTATCGTCTTTGCAGCCTGGAATCCTAGTACCAGAAGCATTGGGCCTGGGCAACTGGGTAAAGGCCCAAGAATGGGCTGCCATTCCCGGAGGGCAAGCTACATATTTGGGTCAACCCGTCCCATGGGGTACTCTTCCCACTATTTTGGCCATTGAATTCTTAGCCATTGCTTTTGTAGAGCACCAAAGAAGTATGGAGAAGGATCCTGAGAAGAAGAAATACCCTGGTGGTGCTTTTGACCCATTGGGTTACTCTAAGGACCCAAAAAAGTTTGAAGAACTCAAAGTCAAGGAAATAAAAAATGGTGAGAACATTACCCTTCTTAAGttctttaaaaataatattttaatgaGCGTAAATCAATTATTGAATTAAAATTTTTGGTTGAAAAAAACAAATGATAAGTTTCAAAGGACTTTatgattgaataaataaatgGCCGATGAGATTGAAGAAATGATAATTAACGTTCTTTTATTTGGTGTTGGTGTTGAGTAGGTCGCCTTGCCCTGTTGGCTTTCGTCGGGTTCTGTGTACAACAATCAGCATACCCTGGAACAGGACCATTGGAGAACTTAGCAACTCACTTGGCTGATCCATGGCACAACAACATTGGAGATGTCATTATCCCCAGAGGCATTTTGCCATGAAATCAATCTACCATTCCAAAATAGACCCCCGTTGTAAAACTCCCCATGTAACAAATTTGTAATGAAATGAACGTTTACGTATGCTCGGACCTTTTACCTAGAAAGTTACTATCTCTCCTTCCATGTTACTACCTAACAAGTGTATGTTATGACACAAACTCTAGTCAGGAGCAAATGATTTTTAAGATTGTTGCATTGGTTAAACTCAAGTTCAGGTcgcttttgtcatgacccaagttctcccttcATAAACcgtcgtgacgacacctaatctctacgactaggtaagtctaacatttTGTAGAAACGAAATGAAAACATGATAATGaacaatttaacaggtaaatttAAATAAGAAGTTTAGATGCCGCTCGACGTATACAATAATCACTCTCAAACTGAACATAATGCTCCCAAAACACGGAATATCATGAGTCACAAGCTATAGAAGTAAAAGGTGCTTCTAAACTCCAGAAACTATCAACgaagaaaatacaagaaagtATTTAACTTAAGGaagagtagagagggacttctaggtcttcagacgcgacagatatacctcgaagtctttaaaatcgcctcgcctcactagAAATATGGCTGggaagaggtacctggatctgcacatgaaaaacatatgCAGAAAAGGGCAAGAGTATACCATAACGTTAcatagtaagtgccaagcctaacctcggtcaagtAGCGACGAGATCAGGTCAAGACCCTACTGGTATATATGTATAATAAGATAATACAGTATGAAATATCGCAGTAAAGATAAATACTAACAGTCAACGAGaatgaaatcacaaaaaataacaactcagtacacagagatagcaacagagaatctcccgggataccgtcccgtagtcccaaacgtaaatgtacaggggatctcccgggataccgtcccgtagtcccaaacataaatgtgcagggggatctcccggaataccattccgtagtcccaaagtaaatatccagtactgggggatctcccgggataccgtcccatagtcccaaacataaacgTGCAGAGGggtctcccggaataccattccgtagtcatAAAGTAAATTTACAACTCAATCAAAATAAACAACAGTTTCAACAAGGAATTCTACAGTTTAAATTAAGTTCATATCAAAGAAGACAGATAATTTTGCACTATCATGCTACACAGAGTTCAGCTAGGCAGTTAAGGCAGTTAAGACAGTTAAggcacgtaggcatgctttcctaagctaaacaggatAGTTGCATATACTAGTATTGctcaattaaagaaaaaaaacagatatttgcttaatgaaaatgggATTTTTCAACAActagcccgtgtacgcactcgtcatctCACGTAAACAACATtcatatatcaaacagtaccaaatcctaagagaagttcccccacacaaggttagacaagccacttacctcgagccaagctcaaatcaatccgaaatcatgctcttgccacgagtatccaactctgagtagcccaaatctaatcaaatcaattacataacgtaaatatagctacaaacaactaatatagctaatgaaatcaaagttagggcaagaaaatagaaaaacgcccaaaatCCTCCCTGGGACAACgtctcgaaatcaggtaaaagtcacaaattatgaacacccattcactcaaatccgatatcaaaatctcaatcaaaatcccaaaattcggcctaagaacttttctcattTCTCCCCAATTGGTTTACCCCAAATCtgaaattaaataatgaaattaagcttagattaatgggatataatcaaaaaggagttaggaataaTTACCTACAAACTTTAtccgaaaatctctccaaatttTGCTTTCTACCGAGCTCTCAATCAAATTTTGGAGTTATAAACTCAAACCTTCATTTTTGAACTTTAAATTCTGCCCAGTGATTCCTTACGATCGCGGAAATGGCctcacgatcgcgaagaacaatcTCGCCCTCCTCAGAAATTTACACTATGCGAATGCGTAACCTaacatgcgaacgcgatgaactaGGTGCCCAGACCTACGGGATCGCAATTAACCTCACGCGACTGCGAAGAGCAAAGCGTGTGGCCCAACTTTGGTCCACTTAACCCTACGCGATCGTGACCTTCTCCTCGCGTTTGTGATGCTCCCACTAGCCATACCTTCACAGTCGCGAGCTCCTCTTTGTGATCGCGAAGATAAAATCTTCTGCACCAAAATACCAGCAAAATCTACCATATTCTTAAGTCCAAAAATGTGCCCTTGAGCATCCGAAAAACACCCgagtccccgggacctcaactaaacataccaACTAATcttaaaacaccatacgaacttagttgagccctcaaatcacatcaaacaacgctaaaataaCGAATCACcttccaatccaaacttaatgaacttaaaattttaaaattctacaaccgatgccgaaaccgaccaaaccacgtccgattgatcccaaatatttcatcacaagtcatattcaacactacagacctactccaacttccggaatcagattCGGACCCTGATATAAAAAATTCCACTACCGACCCGGAAcaccaaaaatttaactttcgccatttcaagcctaaatgggCTAAAAACCTCAAAAACACAACCCGGACATGCCCATAAGCCCAAAagcacccaacagagctaacagaatcgATGGAATTCCGTCCCGGATCCCTCTTTACACTGTTCTAACtacgatccaaattctaaaacttaagctctcatttagggactaagtgtcccaaaacactccaaaactcaaaatgAATCATCCCGAAaaatcacaatagcagaaaataGATAAATGAAAATAGTTAATAGGAGATCAGGGTGTTAATTCTCAAAATAATCGGCCGGATCATTACATCTTTCTACTGGATAATAAAGTGGTTTCATAACAAGAAAAGAGGAGTTTAAGAATTTGGTTGTGACAAAAATAATAGTACAAGGATCTATGGAATTTTTCCAAATAATTTAAGAATTTTGATTGTGGTAATTATAGAATGCTACGGTCTAATGGatgtttttcttcattttttaatGTTTTCAGTTTTATTTTTCCATTAAGAGTTGAAAGTCTTAACAATCTCAATTGATAAACTCTTGCATTATCGAATATTTTGGATGATTTTAATTAAACTCTTATTCTAATATTTCTATCTAACATTTCGATCTGGAAATAAGCATTGACCTCTTCTATTCTCGAATACCTTATATGATTCTTTTAATTTTTTCCAGATCTGTTTCATTTTCAAGTGATCATGTTCTCTTATCCATTAATGTATTTCCTTATAAATTTCAGGAGAATTTATCTGCCACGAGTCTCTTTAGTTTAGTagtttctttttgttgttgtgtttgcTTATCGCTAGTTTGCTCACTCTTCGTATGATACAAATTGACTAGAATAAGTCCTtagtattattttttttcatcTACACATATCAATCACATAAACATGAAAAAACCACCTTAAAGAACAATAAGTAATAAGGACATCTATGAAAGCATCTATCTACTGATTAAAATATTGATGAAAGTATCTAACCTTCATTTCATAAAAGAATTTGCTAGCTATTACAGAGAAAATAGCAAGGTGATTATGTATATCAACTCTCTTTTAATTGACAGGTTTACATAAATCATGGAAATAAACTCTTTCGTGATCCTTTGAGAATGAGCGGGTTGTGTTCATATACACAAACTTTTGCATCTCCAAATGGCATGGGCTTACAATAAGATTTAATTAGCCTTGAACCAtagacttgttggcatgtttttGCGCATGCAGCTGGATCACATGTAATAATAATTTGAGTACCTTCAACAAAATTTCTTCCAATGGCCAGGACCATCAATAACACCAAAGAAAAGACTCTCCTTagattcattttcatttttcgacTTCTTTTTTTGTATCAAGATATTTCTACAATATTGGATAAAGGTTTTAGTATTCTCTACATGAAGAATTAGTTCGGTATTTATATAgatattgtaatgacccgaccgattgttttgagctttagcatgtcgttcggcggtttgaggccatgaacagcttcactttaggtattatgacttgtacgagTGGTCGggattgaattttgggaagttcagagttgaattggaaagaaaattctcatttcgaaagctttaggttggaagaattgactaagattggattttagagtaaacggccccggaatcagaatttgaaggttccagcaagtttgtatgataattttagaATTGGGCGTATGTTCAGATCAAGATTTGGATGAAccgggagcgtttcggcgcctattgtggaagtaagcattttggaagaatttcataaatttgggttgaagtgcatttcaatgttatcgatgtccgtttggaattttgAGTTTGAGAATAGccccgtatggtgattctggtattgggagcgtgtCCGGAAGTGTATttgaggtccgtaggtcattttggagtcgtttggcaaaagttaaaaatttaaagatttttgagaaatttgaccgggagtgggctttttgatatcaggtttgtaatctgattccggaagttggagtaggtccgcaaTGTCAAATGtaacttgtgtacaaaatttgaggtgaaTCGGGTGCGATTcaataggttttggcatcgaatgaggaagtttgaagttctaaagttcataaagcttgaattggagtgcgaatCATGGTTTTagtattgtttgatatgatttgaggcctcgagcaggtccgtattATATTTTggaactggttggtgtgattggacggggtcccgggggcctgaGATGGATTCCAGGTCGTTAACGGATCTAAAATGGAATATGAGGAAGGGTTGAGGTAGTTGGGCATCTGGTGTAATTGCACCTACGTGAAGATGGCCGCAGGTGCGAGTCTGCATATGCAAAAAAAGGACTCGCAGAAGCGAAATTTGCTGGGGAAGGCgtggaccgcatatgcggtcaaatTTCGCATAAGCGGGACCGCACCTATTCGCGCGGAGTCGCAAAAGCAGATGGGGGCCGCAGATACGGAGTTGAGGGGTCTGGTggtggaccgcagaagcggtagttgggccgcacctgcggaactgcagaagcggtcaagtgaccacATGTGGCAAAAGTCGGGACTAGGCAGTGTCTTCTTTAAAACGAGGGTTTGGCTCTATCTCATTTCATTTCGCCCATGGGAGCCAATTTTGGAGCATATTGGAGTGCCATCTTCATCAATCATAATGGGGTAAGTGCTTTCTTCACaattttgagttaaatatatGAGTTTATATAGATTTGAACATAGAAATTAGtaaaaatttggggttttggtggAAAAAACCTTGAAtcttgtatatttggattttgaccacgaattttggacatggaattgagaataaattatatatttgagttcgtgatgtCATGGgcaaagtttatcttcgaaactTTTCGAAATCCAGGTACGTGGGCCCATgggtgattttatcgacttttcaagTGGAGTTGAGAATTGTTGTACAtaggattataatgagtatttgagtatatactaatgggtttgcataattattgactagttttggagcgttgggcatcgaTTTGAATAGTCGGAAGGGCttgggagccggttatggaacttcggagcgaggtaagtctcctttctaaccttgtaagagggaattaatcccataggtgaaataaattATTACGTGCTTCTATTTACAGGGGCTATGtccgcacgaggtgacgagagtccgcaCGTAGCTACTAACTATGCCTATGTCCGTGTAGTTTTAGGCTcacatcatgccttgttgatattgttgttaatttatgtttattgtttgtCTTGAGAAGAAGTGAGATTGAGTTAACTTATTAAATGTTTTGAAAGGAGTGAAATTGAGGAAAGTTTGGGAActtaaaagttttcatttgaaaTTCGTAATTTAAAAAGAATCGAGGAATActttaataacttaagaaatctatgtgtaaccgcgtTGCACATATGATCCGCGAACGCGGTAATTCTTTAAACATATATTTGACCACGTCGTAAGTATGATACGCGAGTGgggtaatttttttaaatttatatttgaccgcatcgCAAGTATGATCCGCGAGCGGGGTAACTCCTTCTACTACTCTCATGTGAGCGGGTCGACCGCCttggcaggttaatagatgcatctatggttcgcaccgtttgaccctcggcagtgcacattttacttttatgttAGATCGGTCGGTACGTGTCGACATTTCCTATACTCCCTCTATtctagtttatgtgaacctatttccattttggtccgttccaaaaagaatgatccatttctaaatttggtaacaatttagcttaaacttacaattctactcttaatgagaagcttttataaccacacaaatactctgattTCACGGCCCTAAAATAGACCCGGTCGTGATaatgcctatcgtgaaactaggccagctgacacaaaccccaaaccaaccgaacaattttaataagtcatttaaagacATTAACAAGCTAAAATCCCATAGTATAAAGTAGGATAAAACAGTGCGAAAACCaaaatacagcccgacatcggggtgtcaccagtcatgagcatgtacaactcgtctaaaaatatgaaaagacaacatagtctgaaacaaagctagtacaaagcgaa
Proteins encoded:
- the LOC104239439 gene encoding chlorophyll a-b binding protein 6A, chloroplastic-like encodes the protein MASNALMSCGIAAVSPSVLSSSKSKFAVAVPVCVGAANGNSRFSMSAEWMPGQPRPPYLDGSAPGDFGFDPLGLGEVPANLERYKESELIHCRWAMLAVPGILVPEALGLGNWVKAQEWAAIPGGQATYLGQPVPWGTLPTILAIEFLAIAFVEHQRSMEKDPEKKKYPGGAFDPLGYSKDPKKFEELKVKEIKNGRLALLAFVGFCVQQSAYPGTGPLENLATHLADPWHNNIGDVIIPRGILP